One genomic segment of Oreochromis aureus strain Israel breed Guangdong linkage group 9, ZZ_aureus, whole genome shotgun sequence includes these proteins:
- the LOC120441853 gene encoding uncharacterized protein LOC120441853, with protein sequence MESEPDRPALSAPSAEDELGRVRCSFVWRVSKEILTQLLEALVTDRVLNDLEKASIVEGNSVTADKARDLIDTVKKKGGTASRIMIRHLQTIDPTLSSELHLSFEPSAQPETLQTCHLKLKSNLKQKFQCVFEGIAKAGNPTLLNQIYTELYITEGGTAEVNDEHEVRQIETASRKPDRPETTIRQEDIFKLPPGRKAPIRTVLTMGVAGIGKTVLTQKFTLDWAEGKANQEKMEVLEEFLGKDWEHKTEVLANFVGKDCKDYLFDSSSDDDDDDEVSSECVFLKRVMEKSLQTLKSNTSILIQLDLSGNILDASGLKLLCAGLKSPNCKLEALRLAEAEEKIKIMAKSLDDLENRSRRDNIRIINLKEGAEGESPIQFFEAWLPAMLGLGNSCTGKARIKLTVHTGASARGVLTPGR encoded by the exons ATGGAGTCTGAACCAGACCGGCCAGCTTTATCAGCTCCATCCGCAG AGGATGAGCTCGGCAGGGTACGGTGCAGCTTTGTTTGGAGGGTTTCAAAAGAAatcctcacacagctcctgGAGGCTCTGGTAACGGACCGTGTCCTGAATGATCTGGAGAAAGCATCCATAGTGGAGGGGAACTCGGTCACAGCAGATAAGGCTCGTGACTTGATTGACAcagtaaagaaaaaaggaggCACAGCCTCCAGGATAATGATCAGACATCTTCAGACCATAGATCCGACTCTCTCCTCTGAGCTACATTTGTCCTTTGAGCCATCTGCGCAGCCAG AGACTCTTCAGACCTGTCACCTCAAACTCAAGTCAAACCTGAAgcagaagttccagtgtgtgttcgaggggatcgctaaagcaggaaacccaacccttctgaatcagatctacacagagctctacatcacagagggagggactgcagaggtcaatgatgaacatgaggtcagacagattgaaacagcatccaggaaaccagacagaccagaaacaaccatcagacaagaagacatctttaaactCCCACCTGGAAGAAAAgcaccaatcagaacagtgctgacaatgggagtggctggcattgggaaaacagtcctaacacagaagttcactctggactgggctgaaggcaaagccaaccagga gaagatGGAGGTGCTGGAAGAGTTCCTGGGAAAAGACTGGGAACATAAAACAGAGGTGCTGGCGAACTTTGTGGGGAAAGACTGTAAGGATTATCTATTTGACTCTtcatctgatgatgatgatgacgatgaagTTTCATCCGAGTGTGTGTTTCTCAAGAGAGTCATGGAGAAATCCCTCCAAA ctctgaagtccaacacctCCATACTGATTCAGCTGGACCTGAGTGGAAACATCCTGGATGCTTCAGGACtgaagcttctgtgtgctggactgAAGAGTCCAAACTGTAAACTGGAGGCTCTGAG ACTGGCTGAAGCTGAGGAGAAGATTAAGATCATGGCAAAAAGCTTGGATGATTTAGAGAACCGCAGCAGGCGTGACAACATCCGCATTATTAATCTGAAAGAAGGCGCGGAGGGTGAGAGTCCTATTCAGTTTTTTGAAGCCTGGCTGCCTGCTATGCTCGGGCTGGGGAACAGCTGCACGGGTAAAGCCCGCATTAAATTGACCGTGCACACCGGGGCCTCGGCCCGCGGGGTGCTCACCCCAGGCCGGTGA